A DNA window from Camelina sativa cultivar DH55 chromosome 13, Cs, whole genome shotgun sequence contains the following coding sequences:
- the LOC104737355 gene encoding allantoinase-like, whose translation MERTLLQWRLLPLLALIVALLSIFFASPRSFQETNKRCSLLPHDHYWISSKRIVTPDGLISGSVEVDGEIIVSVVNEVDWHKSQRSRVKVIDYGEAVLMPGLIDVHAHLDDPGRSEWEGFPSGTKAAAAGGITTLVDMPLNSCPSTVSPETLKLKIEAAKNRIHVDVGFWGGLVPDNALNSSALESLLDAGVLGLKSFMCPSGINDFPMTNITHIKEGLSVLAKYKRPLLVHAEIEKESEIEDGSENDPRSYLTYLKTRPTSWEEGAIRNLLSVTENTRIGGSAEGAHVHIVHLSDASSSLDLIKEAKGKGDSVTVETCPHYLAFSAEEIPEGDTRFKCSPPIRDAANREKLWEAMMKGDIDMLSSDHSPTKPELKLLTDGNFLKAWGGISSLQFVLPVTWSCGKKYGVTLEQVASWWSDRPSKLAGLDSKGAITVGKQADLVVWEPEAEFELDEEHPIHFKHPSISAYLGRRLSGKVVSTFVRGNMVFREGKHASDACGSLQLAA comes from the exons ATGGAGAGGACTCTGCTTCAATGGAGATTATTGCCTCTTCTAGCTCTCATCGTTGCTCTTTTATCCATCTTCTTCGCTTCCCCTCGCTCTTTCCAG GAAACGAATAAGAGGTgtagtcttcttcctcatgatcATTACTGGATCTCTAGTAAACGCATCGTCACTCCCGATGGTCTTATCTCTGGTTCTG TTGAGGTGGATGGAGAGATTATTGTGTCGGTGGTGAATGAAGTTGATTGGCATAAGAGCCAAAGGAGTCGAGTGAAAGTGATTGACTATGGAGAAGCTGTCCTTATGCCTGGTCTCATTGATGt GCATGCTCATCTTGATGATCCTGGAAGAAGTGAATGGGAAGGGTTTCCTTCTGGAACGAAAGCTGCAGCTGCTG GGGGAATAACTACATTGGTTGATATGCCCTTAAACAGTTGCCCTTCTACTGTATCTCCTGAAACTTTGAAACTCAAG ATTGAAGCTGCGAAAAACAGAATACATGTTGATGTTG GGTTCTGGGGAGGTTTGGTACCTGACAATGCACTCAACTCAAGTGCTCTTGAGTCTCTCTTAGATGCTGGAGTTCTTGGTCTCAAG TCCTTTATGTGTCCTTCAGGAATCAACGATTTCCCAATGACAAACATCACTCATATAAAG GAAGGACTATCAGTATTAGCTAAATATAAACGACCATTGCTTGTTCACgcagagatagagaaagaaTCGGAGATTGAAGATGGAAGTGAAAATGATCCGCGTTCTTATTTGACTTATTTAAAAACCAGGCCAACTTCATG GGAGGAGGGAGCAATCCGAAACTTATTATCAGTTACTGAAAACACAAGGATTGGTGGCTCTGCAGAAGGAGCTCATGTTCATATTGTGCATTTATCTGATGCCAGTTCTTCCTTGGATTTGATAAAG GAAGCAAAAGGCAAAGGAGACAGTGTAACTGTTGAAACATGCCCACATTATCTAGCTTTCTCAGCCGAAGAGATTCCAGAAGGTGATACTCGTTTCAAATGCTCCCCTCCTATACGTGATGCAGCCAACAGAGAAAAGTTGTGGGAAGCTATGATG aaAGGAGACATTGATATGTTGAGCTCTGATCATTCACCTACAAAGCCTGAACTCAAACTCCTGACTGATGGTAACTTCTTGAAAGCATGGGGTGGGATATCGTCTTTACAG TTTGTTCTTCCAGTAACATGGTCTTGCGGGAAAAAGTATGGAGTGACGCTCGAGCAGGTAGCTTCTTGGTGGAGCGATAGGCCTTCAAAACTCGCTGGTCTAGACTCTAAG GGAGCGATTACAGTTGGAAAACAGGCAGATCTTGTAGTGTGGGAACCTGAAGCCGAATTCGAGCTAGATGAAGAACATCCAATTCACTTCAAACACCCT AGTATCTCAGCTTATCTGGGAAGAAGATTATCAGGCAAAGTGGTTTCGACATTTGTAAGAGGGAACATGGTTTTTAGAGAAGGCAAGCATGCTTCTGATGCTTGCGGGTCTCTGCAACTCGCGGCTTGA